The DNA segment TGATCGTGATAGTGAATGGTTAGTTGGATTGACGCAAGAGCTAATTCGACTTATTTATTGAAGGAAAGTGTGTGTGCCGACCTGTTAGTGGAAGATAATTTAGCTTCTAACCAGTTAGAGAGTCGGAAAACTAGAATTTGAATTTTGCGTTTATCTCCGAATGTATTCTCTCCGGTTTAATATAGATCTTTAGTGAATCTTCCAACTTGGGATACCTGTATTGCAAATTTAATTTTGAAGTTTAGGTGGGTTAGTACGATCTTACTCATTTTCTTAGATTATGATTATAGTATGACCACCTCTAATGGTATTCAGGGTAAATGATATGCTTTGTAGGGGTGCGAGTACTTCTGCGTCCTTGTATTTGAAGCACTTCTTACACATAATATACGTGCTGTTCATTTAAAGGCTCGTTTGTTTTATGGTATATCTGCTTGGTTCTATAGATTTAGTTCTTTTGGAGTTTGTTTGTTGCATTAATGCCTGCTAGACTTTGTTTGGAAAGAAAGAGCATATTCTTGAGTGGAATGATCATAGACAGAGTCGAGTAACTAGATTCTAGATGAAAAAAAAAGTGCAATTGTGCTAAACAATAATCACATTGTATGTAGCTCAGACGTTCGTAGTCTAAATGTACTTCACTCTCTTTCACAATCTCAGTTTGACGACAATGACTGTATAAGAATCAATTCAAACAGTGCCTTCTTTCTTAGTTATTGACGTAACAGGACAGTGGCCTAGCTTTTATTTTGTTATATAaggaattataattaaattattataagttTCATTTCTccttaaaaatttttcaaattaaaaaattgtgataattatcaaaatttatatataataaagcaAATTACAGATTTAGGGATTTTGCAATTGTATCACAGGCGTAACACAAGTGATTAGGAGCTCTCATGtctgcttttttttttcccttcaatgaaaaaaagttaaaaataaataaataaataaattacaagttGGGTTTTAGTTAAAAACTAAGTAAATTTCATATATTCAGATACAGTTAAAAAGGTTTGAAATTGTTAATACTCCAGCATGTATTGAGAGAATGAAGATTTAAATCTGACTCTATCAGCGAAAAATATAACTACGGAGACCCACCCATGTTCCAGGAAAGGTAAGGAAAGAAAAGGCAAATATAGCAATAAACTGATGGCAACTTCTTCCCATAGCCAAAATAAAGAGAAGCGATGGGAACCAAAATCTATCCagaaatggcaacatgaatattAAACATTAATGATAAAATGCTTCAGTACATGGTAATAAGTTGACAGCTGAAAATAAGTTACACTGGTAGGTCAagtcataattattttatttatgaaacaagtgatttgaaatttttgaatctCACAAGAAGATGTGCAGAAAATTAATGGATGGAATGATGGTTGTTCATACATTTGTTCGTCTTTAAGGCTAAATTTAATGGTGCTTTGAAATTTTTATTCCTGTCTGTTGATGACTTTGAACAACAATTAAAATATTGGAAATGGAGCATTAAAcaagaaataaaaaagaaaaacaaaaaaatccaATCAACGACGTTTAACTAATAACACTGGAATCATTTGAGGCTCTGAATTCGAATTTCAATCAGAagcaattattaaaaaaaagaaaaaaattccaATATGAACTTGAAACAAAACCAATCAACGGTGTTGTAGACCTGCTCAGAAAAGTGGTCATGCCAGTGTTTGGTAATGAGTATTTTAAGGCAgatttattgctaataaaattggAAATCTATAATCTGTAATTACAATTGCTTGAGATCTTGCAAAAGCTAAGTTGATTTCACTTTTGTGATAAGATTCCATGAATATAACATTCAATGTTTTTACTTGTACACTCTGGTTAACTCGACTAAGTCTTAATACACTACAATGTTGTGCTCTTTTATTTTATGTATCTAGCTAACAATTTTCCATGGAGTAGCAGCAGCCCTTCAATTTCTCCTCCAAAACAGCACAATATCTACTCACCTGTTTCAAAAGAATGCATCCACTGAATCATCCAGAAATACAATGGAAACTTGAATTACAGTCGTTGCATACAAGTCAACTGAAAAAATGTGATTAATCTCAAAGAATTCAGTAAATTTCACTGAGAAACAAGGACAAGGCTCGTATATTTGCACATACCAAACATATTGATGTTAAATGTATGCGATCCATGTCTAGTCCTCCAATATTGCTTGCTGCTCAAGCTCATTTAAATGTTCAGTCAAAGGGATTGCTGTACTATTTGCAACAATATTTTCACTTCTACACTGTAGCAATTGTTCTCGGAGACTCTGGACAAGCTCATTAAGTTTCTGAATATTCTTTTCCTGAGAAAGGATGATCTGCACCAAAGTTGAAAGTGCATAGGATTAACAACAGCCACAACATAAAGAAAATAGTTCTTGACTAGCTTTTGTGCAACCTTGCAAGTCAAGTAAACAAGTCAGACCATGACAATCAAATAAGGTTGAAAACTAGGTTATTTTAAAGCACCTAttgacagaaaaaaaaaatacaaaaaaaaaaaaaaagaaagaggaagATTAGATAAAGCATATAGATAACAAATAATAGATTATGCCGAGTGCTCTTATGAGCAATACAATACTGTTGGGAATAGCCAATATATTGGGAAATTTGTGCTAGAATTTCCAAATGACAACATCTTTGAAGTGCACATATTACATCAATGACTCACAAGAATTGCAAAGGGCAAAAGAAAGTGTCAAGGAGAATGTAATATATTTTGTAACTAGACTATGAAAGATATTTATAATGTAGAATGGAGTAACCATGATCAGATAGCCACTCCCAAGGAATGATTATCTAGGAATACTGAAATGTTAGGGCATCCTGTTTGTATATTGACCACACTTTTTTCTTCTCTAGATTTGAAGCGACGAAAAATTTTTTTGGTCCGATAAATTTTTGGTGTAATATAGAACCATAAGATCTAACCTTTTGGCCTGATTTAAGGGTGATTATCCATTTAGATTTTAGAGTCACCAAAATCCCAGTTG comes from the Hevea brasiliensis isolate MT/VB/25A 57/8 chromosome 5, ASM3005281v1, whole genome shotgun sequence genome and includes:
- the LOC110632653 gene encoding uncharacterized protein LOC110632653 gives rise to the protein MSRPWVLVFLLLLIVFTSQFEWKQQFGNEIEATPAVSRKEQFNSKREEAVKEKIILSQEKNIQKLNELVQSLREQLLQCRSENIVANSTAIPLTEHLNELEQQAILED